A genome region from Streptomyces sp. S4.7 includes the following:
- a CDS encoding carbohydrate ABC transporter permease: MPPQLLDAPGRPVRPADDTRTPAARTARRRAVLHWIAVHALGVAAALFFVLPFVFLFLTSVMSDQQALTRDLTPNSWEWGNYTKVFDTPGFLTWWKNTLLYAGPGTVLSVASSIPVAYALAKFRFRGRQLSLMLVISMMMLPPQVVIIPMYLFWAKQLDLSGTLWPLIIPMAFGDAFSIFLLRQFLLTIPDEYLDAARVDGCGEFRTLIRVVLPMAKPGIAAVALFQFFYAWNDYFGPQIYASENPAAWTLSYGLESFKGAHHTDWNLTMAATVLVMAPVILVFFFAQKAFVEGVTLTGVKG, encoded by the coding sequence ATGCCCCCTCAACTGCTCGACGCGCCCGGCCGGCCCGTGCGGCCGGCGGACGACACGCGCACACCGGCGGCCCGTACCGCGCGCCGCAGGGCGGTGCTGCACTGGATCGCCGTGCACGCGCTCGGTGTCGCGGCGGCGCTGTTCTTCGTGCTGCCTTTCGTCTTCCTCTTCCTCACCTCGGTGATGAGCGACCAGCAGGCGCTCACCCGCGACCTCACCCCGAACAGCTGGGAGTGGGGCAACTACACCAAGGTCTTCGACACGCCGGGCTTTCTGACCTGGTGGAAGAACACCCTGCTCTACGCGGGGCCGGGGACCGTCCTCTCGGTCGCCTCCTCGATCCCCGTGGCGTACGCGCTGGCCAAGTTCCGCTTCCGCGGGCGGCAGTTGTCGCTGATGCTCGTCATCTCGATGATGATGCTGCCACCGCAGGTCGTCATCATCCCGATGTATCTGTTCTGGGCGAAGCAGCTGGACCTGTCGGGCACGCTCTGGCCGCTGATCATCCCGATGGCGTTCGGCGACGCGTTCTCCATCTTCCTGCTGAGGCAGTTCCTGCTGACGATCCCGGACGAGTACCTGGACGCGGCCCGCGTCGACGGCTGCGGCGAGTTCCGTACCCTGATCAGGGTCGTCCTGCCGATGGCGAAGCCGGGCATCGCCGCGGTGGCGCTGTTCCAGTTCTTCTACGCGTGGAACGACTACTTCGGTCCACAGATCTACGCGTCGGAGAATCCGGCCGCCTGGACGCTCAGTTACGGGCTGGAGTCCTTCAAGGGCGCGCACCACACCGACTGGAACCTGACCATGGCCGCGACCGTACTGGTCATGGCCCCCGTGATCCTCGTCTTCTTCTTCGCGCAGAAGGCCTTCGTCGAGGGCGTCACACTGACCGGAGTGAAGGGCTAG
- a CDS encoding mechanosensitive ion channel family protein, which translates to MSLSAAPAPDPSSGPATFDEAAERANDAAGWVEQNWSTWLSVGLRILLIVVIALVLRHVLRRTITKLIARMNRSATAVEGTALGGLLVNAERRRQRSEAIGSVLRSVTSFVILGTAALMALGALNINLAPLLASAGVAGVALGFGARNLVTDFLSGVFMILEDQYGVGDTIDAGVASGEVIEVGLRVTKLRGDDGEIWYVRNGEVKRIGNLSQGWATAGVDVTVRPTEDLDRVREVITAVAEKMAKEDPWAERLWGPVEILGLDSVLLESMTVRVSAKTMPGKALGVERELRWRIKQAFDAADIQIVGGLPLAGTEAAAADPTAGVAAPSALASPTSPQSLAASPIPPQSPNPNLTK; encoded by the coding sequence GTGTCCCTGTCCGCCGCGCCGGCCCCGGACCCGTCGTCCGGGCCCGCCACATTCGACGAGGCGGCGGAACGCGCCAACGACGCCGCCGGCTGGGTGGAGCAGAACTGGTCCACCTGGCTCAGCGTCGGCCTGCGCATCCTGCTGATCGTGGTGATCGCGCTCGTCCTGCGCCATGTGCTGCGGCGCACCATCACCAAGCTGATAGCCAGGATGAACCGCAGCGCCACGGCGGTCGAGGGCACGGCGCTCGGCGGCCTCCTGGTGAACGCGGAGCGGCGCCGGCAGCGTTCGGAGGCGATCGGATCAGTGCTCCGGTCGGTGACGTCGTTCGTGATCCTCGGTACGGCGGCGCTGATGGCGCTCGGGGCGCTGAACATCAATCTGGCCCCGCTGCTCGCGTCGGCGGGTGTCGCCGGTGTGGCCCTGGGCTTCGGCGCGCGCAACCTCGTCACCGACTTCCTCTCCGGGGTCTTCATGATCCTGGAGGACCAGTACGGCGTGGGCGACACCATCGACGCGGGCGTCGCGTCCGGCGAGGTCATCGAGGTCGGGCTGCGGGTGACCAAACTGCGCGGCGACGACGGCGAGATCTGGTACGTCCGCAACGGCGAGGTGAAGCGGATCGGCAACCTCAGCCAGGGCTGGGCCACGGCGGGTGTCGATGTGACGGTCCGGCCGACCGAGGACCTGGACCGGGTCCGCGAGGTCATCACCGCGGTCGCGGAGAAGATGGCGAAGGAGGACCCCTGGGCCGAGCGCCTGTGGGGCCCGGTCGAGATCCTCGGCCTGGACTCCGTGCTGCTCGAATCGATGACGGTGCGGGTGAGCGCGAAGACGATGCCGGGCAAGGCGCTGGGCGTGGAGCGCGAGCTGCGCTGGCGCATCAAGCAGGCGTTCGACGCGGCGGACATCCAGATCGTCGGCGGGCTGCCGCTGGCGGGCACGGAGGCGGCCGCGGCCGACCCGACGGCCGGTGTGGCGGCGCCGTCGGCCCTGGCGAGCCCCACGTCCCCGCAGTCTCTTGCGGCGTCGCCGATACCGCCCCAGTCCCCGAACCCCAACCTGACGAAGTAG
- a CDS encoding sugar ABC transporter permease, with amino-acid sequence MSSNTLRPQRPGGGLAAKRRRRALRTVAFMSPWLIGFTVFFAYPLASTVYFSFMKYDGFNSPVWNGLGNWSYVFGDYPMFWPSLRNTLWLVLVMVTCRVVFGLGVGMLITKIKTGTGVFRTLFYLPYLAPPVAATLAFVFLLNPGTGPVNTILGDLGLPTPGWFNDASWSKPALTVLAVWGIGDLMVIFMAALLDVPKEQYEAAELDGASSWHRFRYVTLPNISPIVLFAVVTGVIQAMQYYTQPLVAGKVASGVIGGSGQQFEPGYPDKSTLTLPQLVYNLGFQRFDYGAACVVALVLFALAMVFTAFLMRRRGGLIGTGD; translated from the coding sequence ATGTCCAGCAACACGCTCCGTCCGCAGCGCCCCGGCGGCGGCCTCGCGGCGAAGCGCAGGAGACGGGCGCTGCGGACGGTGGCGTTCATGTCGCCCTGGCTGATCGGGTTCACGGTCTTCTTCGCGTATCCGCTCGCGTCGACCGTGTACTTCTCCTTCATGAAGTACGACGGTTTCAACTCCCCCGTCTGGAACGGGCTCGGGAACTGGAGTTACGTCTTCGGTGACTACCCGATGTTCTGGCCGTCGCTGCGCAACACCCTGTGGCTGGTGCTGGTGATGGTCACCTGCCGGGTCGTGTTCGGTCTCGGCGTCGGCATGCTGATCACAAAGATCAAGACGGGCACGGGGGTCTTCCGGACCCTGTTCTACCTGCCGTACCTGGCGCCGCCCGTCGCGGCCACGCTCGCCTTCGTGTTCCTCCTCAACCCCGGTACGGGGCCGGTCAACACGATCCTCGGCGACCTCGGACTGCCCACTCCGGGCTGGTTCAACGACGCCTCCTGGTCCAAGCCGGCGCTCACGGTGCTCGCCGTCTGGGGCATCGGTGATCTGATGGTCATCTTCATGGCCGCGCTGCTCGACGTACCGAAGGAGCAGTACGAGGCGGCAGAGCTGGACGGCGCGTCGTCCTGGCACCGCTTCCGCTACGTGACGCTGCCGAACATCTCGCCCATCGTGCTGTTCGCCGTGGTCACCGGGGTGATCCAGGCGATGCAGTACTACACACAGCCACTGGTCGCGGGCAAGGTCGCCTCCGGTGTGATCGGCGGCTCCGGCCAGCAGTTCGAGCCCGGCTACCCGGACAAGTCGACGCTGACCCTGCCGCAGCTCGTCTACAACCTCGGCTTCCAGCGCTTCGACTACGGCGCGGCCTGCGTCGTCGCGCTCGTGCTGTTCGCCCTGGCGATGGTCTTCACCGCGTTCCTGATGCGGCGTCGCGGCGGACTGATCGGAACGGGTGACTGA
- a CDS encoding HNH endonuclease produces MPHVLVLNASYEPLGVVPLRRALVLVLENKAICLEESGAFLHSETQVVAAPSVVRLKRFVRVPYRGPVPLTRRALFARDGGRCMYCGSVATSVDHVIPRSRGGKHVWDNVVAACRRCNHVKADRHLRELGWRLRHQPAPPSGLAWRIIGTGHRDPRWMPYLQPFGAEDAVARIDGISA; encoded by the coding sequence GTGCCACATGTCCTGGTCCTCAACGCGTCGTACGAGCCGCTCGGCGTCGTACCGCTCCGCCGCGCGCTCGTCCTCGTTCTGGAGAACAAGGCCATCTGCCTGGAGGAATCCGGCGCCTTCCTGCACAGCGAGACCCAGGTCGTCGCCGCGCCCAGCGTCGTACGGCTGAAGCGGTTCGTACGGGTCCCCTACCGGGGGCCCGTTCCACTCACCCGCCGCGCGCTCTTCGCCCGCGACGGCGGGCGCTGCATGTACTGCGGCAGTGTCGCCACCAGCGTCGACCACGTCATCCCGCGCAGCCGGGGCGGCAAGCACGTCTGGGACAACGTGGTGGCCGCCTGCCGCCGCTGCAACCATGTGAAGGCCGACCGGCATCTGCGGGAGCTGGGGTGGAGACTGCGCCACCAGCCCGCGCCGCCGTCCGGACTCGCCTGGCGGATCATCGGGACCGGACACCGGGATCCGCGCTGGATGCCGTATCTGCAACCCTTCGGCGCCGAGGACGCGGTGGCCCGGATCGACGGCATCTCTGCCTAG
- a CDS encoding beta-N-acetylglucosaminidase domain-containing protein yields MRLGRGKQRATAVAVAVIGGLLGTAPGATAVPADPGSPVTTTPDGEGESAPPAVWPRPQSLKSGGSAVALGDEVTVVAPGDADPYAVAALTDALREAGVRTVRTAAPPASGRPSDVSQPGTGPVVLAGGGEAQDALRALRAPERGDIPSGGYRIAVGTVAGRGTVALDGVGDDGLFHAAQTLRQLIGGAPGRAKVPGVLVRDWPGTAVRGMAEGFYGEPWGHQERLAQLDFMGRTKQNRYLYAPGDDAFRQARWREPYPAARRAEFRDLAERAARNHVTLAWAVAPAQAMCMSSQDDVKALTRKIDAMWALGVRAFQLQFQDVSYSEWHCEGDRDAFGSGPGAAAKAQARVANAVAEHLARRHAGAEPLTVMPTEYFQEGATEYRTALAGDLDRRVQVAWTGVGVVPRTITGRELAGAREAFKHPLVTMDNYPVNDYERGRIFLGPYTGREPAVAAGSAALLANASEQPSASRIPLFTAADYAWNPRGYRPQESWQAAMDDLADGDPEAREAIGALAGNHSSSILDPTESAYLRPLLKEFWSTRTDAASAADPKARDRAASRLRAAFTVMRQTPERLAGAAEGRLDEEVRPWSEQLARYGRAGELSVDMLQAQSRGDGDAAWQAALGLEPLREEAAKSTVTVGEGVLDPFLDRAAKESAAWTGADRSAGPEARATHSTDAYTVGVGRPRPVGVITTMTEPGTGDGASVEAHVPGEGWRRLGAVSESGWTQTDAKGLRADAVRITWPVVPGAKAPEVRRVVPWFTDEPRVRFELARTVTDAEIGGKPRTVEAELEAQRPGPVSGALAAKAPEGIEVTVPERVTVPRGVRTTVPIRVGVAEDTPPGTYRVPLTFGGEERVLTVRASPRTGGPDLLRTPAVTASSSGDETPDFPAAAAVDGDPATRWSSPAEDGAWWQAELAEPVRLGKVVLNWQDAHASGYRVQVSADGRVWRDAARVEEGRGGREEVRMDAKDTRFIRIQGERRATRFGYSMWSVEAYAVTEAAPPP; encoded by the coding sequence GTGCGGCTCGGGCGCGGTAAACAGAGGGCGACAGCGGTCGCGGTCGCGGTGATCGGCGGACTCCTCGGCACGGCGCCCGGCGCGACGGCGGTTCCCGCCGATCCGGGGTCCCCGGTGACCACCACACCTGACGGTGAGGGGGAGTCGGCGCCGCCGGCCGTCTGGCCCCGTCCCCAGTCGCTCAAGTCGGGCGGCTCGGCCGTCGCCCTCGGTGACGAGGTCACCGTCGTCGCGCCGGGCGACGCGGACCCGTACGCCGTGGCGGCCCTGACGGACGCGCTGCGCGAGGCCGGGGTCCGTACGGTGCGTACGGCCGCCCCGCCCGCCTCGGGCCGCCCCTCGGACGTCTCCCAGCCCGGCACCGGCCCGGTCGTACTCGCGGGCGGCGGCGAGGCCCAGGACGCCCTCAGGGCCCTGCGGGCACCGGAGCGGGGCGACATCCCCTCCGGGGGCTACCGGATCGCCGTGGGCACCGTCGCGGGCCGCGGGACGGTCGCGCTCGACGGGGTCGGCGACGACGGCCTCTTCCACGCCGCGCAGACGCTGCGGCAGCTGATCGGCGGCGCACCCGGCCGGGCGAAGGTCCCCGGCGTCCTCGTGCGCGACTGGCCGGGCACCGCCGTTCGGGGAATGGCGGAGGGCTTCTACGGGGAGCCCTGGGGCCATCAGGAGCGGCTGGCGCAGCTGGACTTCATGGGGCGGACGAAGCAGAACCGCTACCTCTACGCGCCGGGCGACGACGCGTTCCGCCAGGCGCGCTGGCGCGAGCCGTACCCCGCCGCGCGGCGGGCGGAGTTCCGCGATCTGGCCGAGCGCGCGGCACGTAACCATGTGACGCTCGCGTGGGCCGTGGCTCCGGCCCAGGCGATGTGCATGTCCTCGCAGGACGACGTCAAGGCGCTCACCCGCAAGATCGACGCGATGTGGGCGCTGGGTGTGCGCGCCTTCCAGCTCCAGTTCCAGGACGTCAGCTACAGCGAGTGGCACTGCGAAGGGGACCGGGACGCCTTCGGTTCGGGTCCCGGGGCCGCCGCCAAGGCGCAGGCGCGTGTCGCGAACGCGGTGGCCGAGCACCTCGCGCGCCGGCACGCGGGCGCCGAGCCGCTGACCGTGATGCCCACGGAGTACTTCCAGGAGGGCGCGACCGAGTACCGCACGGCGCTCGCCGGGGACCTCGACCGGCGGGTCCAGGTGGCGTGGACGGGTGTCGGTGTCGTGCCGCGCACCATCACCGGACGCGAACTGGCCGGTGCGCGCGAGGCGTTCAAGCACCCCCTGGTCACGATGGACAACTACCCGGTCAACGACTACGAGCGGGGGCGTATCTTCCTCGGCCCCTACACGGGCCGTGAGCCCGCCGTCGCCGCCGGTTCGGCCGCGCTGCTCGCCAACGCGAGCGAGCAGCCGTCCGCGTCCCGCATCCCGCTGTTCACCGCCGCCGACTACGCCTGGAACCCGCGCGGCTATCGGCCGCAGGAGTCCTGGCAGGCGGCGATGGACGACCTCGCGGACGGCGACCCCGAGGCGCGCGAGGCGATCGGCGCGCTCGCCGGGAACCACTCCTCGTCGATCCTGGACCCCACCGAGTCGGCCTATCTGCGCCCTCTGTTGAAGGAGTTCTGGAGCACCCGTACGGACGCGGCGTCGGCGGCGGACCCGAAGGCCAGGGACCGGGCGGCGAGCAGGCTGAGGGCGGCCTTCACCGTGATGCGGCAGACGCCGGAGCGCCTGGCCGGCGCGGCGGAGGGCCGGCTGGACGAAGAAGTGCGGCCGTGGAGCGAGCAGTTGGCGCGGTACGGCCGGGCCGGTGAGCTGTCGGTCGACATGCTCCAGGCGCAGTCGCGGGGCGACGGCGACGCCGCCTGGCAGGCGGCGCTCGGCCTCGAACCGCTGCGCGAGGAGGCGGCGAAGAGCACGGTCACGGTCGGCGAGGGCGTGCTCGATCCGTTCCTCGACCGCGCGGCCAAGGAGTCGGCGGCCTGGACGGGCGCCGACCGCTCGGCGGGACCCGAGGCGCGCGCCACCCACAGCACCGACGCGTACACCGTCGGCGTGGGCCGCCCCCGCCCCGTCGGCGTGATCACGACCATGACGGAGCCGGGCACCGGCGACGGCGCCTCGGTGGAGGCGCACGTGCCCGGCGAGGGCTGGCGGCGGCTCGGCGCCGTCTCGGAGAGCGGCTGGACCCAGACGGACGCGAAGGGGCTGCGCGCCGACGCCGTACGGATCACCTGGCCCGTGGTGCCGGGCGCGAAGGCGCCGGAGGTGCGGCGGGTGGTGCCGTGGTTCACCGACGAGCCGCGGGTCCGGTTCGAACTCGCCCGGACCGTGACGGACGCCGAGATCGGCGGGAAACCCCGGACGGTCGAGGCGGAGCTGGAGGCGCAGCGCCCCGGTCCGGTCAGCGGCGCGCTGGCGGCGAAGGCCCCCGAAGGCATCGAGGTGACGGTGCCCGAGCGGGTGACGGTGCCGCGCGGTGTGCGGACGACCGTGCCGATCCGGGTCGGCGTCGCCGAGGACACCCCACCGGGGACCTACCGGGTGCCGCTGACGTTCGGCGGCGAGGAGCGCGTCCTGACGGTGCGGGCCTCGCCGCGTACGGGCGGACCGGACCTCCTGAGGACGCCGGCCGTCACCGCCTCGTCGTCCGGCGACGAGACCCCCGACTTCCCGGCGGCGGCGGCCGTGGACGGCGACCCCGCCACCCGCTGGTCGTCACCGGCCGAGGACGGCGCGTGGTGGCAGGCGGAGCTGGCGGAGCCGGTCCGGCTGGGCAAGGTCGTACTGAACTGGCAGGACGCCCACGCGAGCGGCTACCGGGTCCAGGTGTCGGCCGACGGGCGGGTGTGGCGCGACGCCGCGCGCGTGGAGGAGGGCCGGGGCGGGCGCGAGGAGGTCCGGATGGACGCGAAGGACACCCGCTTCATCCGGATCCAGGGCGAACGGCGCGCGACCCGGTTCGGTTACTCAATGTGGTCGGTGGAGGCGTACGCGGTGACGGAAGCGGCGCCGCCTCCGTAA
- a CDS encoding 6-phospho-beta-glucosidase, whose translation MKLAVVGGGSTYTPELIDGFARLRDTLPISELTLVDPAAGRLELVGGLARRIFAKQGHPGTIVTTSDLDAGIAGADAVLLQLRVGGQAARLGDETWPLECGCVGQETTGAGGLAKALRTVPVVLDIAERVRRANPDAWIIDFTNPVGIVTRALLQAGHKAIGLCNVAIGFQRKFAKLLDVAPSAVHLEHIGLNHLTWERSVRLGGPDGENVLPKLIAEHGDAIADDLRLPRRVLDTLGVVPSYYLRYFYAHDEVVRELGTKPSRAAEVAEMEARLLEMYGDPALDEKPELLAKRGGAFYSEAAVDLAASLLGDAGRGGSPVQVVNTYNNGTLPFLADDAVIEVQARIDSSGATPLAVAEVDPLYAGLIANVTAYEDLALHAALHGGRDRVYKALLSHPLIGQYEYAEGLTDRLIAHNREHLAWA comes from the coding sequence ATGAAACTCGCAGTAGTGGGTGGCGGGTCCACCTATACACCTGAGTTGATCGACGGCTTCGCCCGGTTGAGGGACACCCTCCCGATCAGTGAGCTCACGCTCGTCGACCCGGCGGCCGGCCGGCTGGAGCTGGTGGGCGGTCTCGCGCGGCGGATCTTCGCCAAGCAGGGGCACCCCGGCACGATCGTCACGACGTCCGACCTGGACGCGGGCATCGCAGGCGCCGACGCCGTCCTGCTCCAACTGCGCGTCGGCGGACAGGCCGCGCGCCTGGGCGACGAGACGTGGCCGCTGGAGTGCGGCTGTGTCGGCCAGGAGACGACGGGCGCCGGCGGTCTCGCCAAGGCGCTGCGTACGGTCCCGGTCGTGCTGGACATCGCCGAGCGGGTACGGCGCGCCAACCCGGACGCGTGGATCATCGACTTCACCAACCCGGTGGGCATCGTGACGCGCGCCCTGCTCCAGGCCGGACACAAGGCGATCGGGCTGTGCAACGTCGCGATCGGCTTCCAGCGGAAGTTCGCGAAGCTGCTGGACGTCGCCCCCTCGGCCGTCCATCTGGAGCACATCGGGCTCAACCATCTGACCTGGGAGCGGAGCGTACGGCTCGGCGGCCCCGACGGTGAGAACGTGCTGCCCAAGCTGATCGCCGAGCACGGCGACGCGATCGCGGACGACCTGCGGCTGCCGCGCCGGGTGCTCGACACCCTCGGCGTGGTGCCCTCCTACTACCTGCGCTACTTCTACGCGCACGACGAGGTCGTCCGGGAGCTGGGCACCAAGCCGTCACGGGCCGCGGAAGTGGCCGAGATGGAGGCGCGGTTGCTGGAGATGTACGGGGATCCGGCGCTGGACGAGAAGCCCGAGCTGCTGGCCAAGCGCGGCGGCGCCTTCTACAGCGAGGCCGCGGTCGATCTGGCCGCCTCGCTGCTGGGTGACGCGGGCCGCGGCGGCAGCCCGGTCCAGGTCGTCAACACCTACAACAACGGCACCCTGCCCTTCCTCGCCGACGACGCGGTGATCGAGGTACAGGCGAGGATCGATTCCTCCGGGGCGACGCCGCTGGCCGTGGCCGAGGTCGACCCGCTGTACGCGGGGCTGATCGCGAACGTGACCGCGTACGAGGACCTGGCGCTCCACGCCGCACTGCACGGTGGCCGCGACCGTGTCTACAAGGCGCTGCTGTCCCACCCGTTGATCGGTCAGTACGAGTACGCCGAGGGCCTCACCGACCGACTGATCGCGCACAACCGGGAGCACCTCGCGTGGGCATGA
- a CDS encoding ROK family transcriptional regulator: MNDRAALDLLLAHGTLSRTRIGKLTGLSKPTASQLLARLEAAGLVVATGTTEGRPGPNAQLYAVNAGAAHAAGLDVNPQRILAAVADITGATVGRFELPTPGRRPADGVVTQVTDALEGAVKAAGLARGDVHRVVIGTPGAFDPSTGRLRYASHLPGWHSPALLDELAAALPMPVEYENDVNLAAVAEQRLGAARGHDDFVLLWNQEGLGASLVIGGRLHRGFTGGAGEVGFLPVPGTPLVRQVVKANSGGFQELAGAQSVPRLARTLGIETPEQPYADVAAALLTKAAAGHEEDPRLAELLRLFAQRLATGLASVTAVLDPELIVLAGGVTAAGGEPLRALVQAELAELAASRPRLVVGEVREHPVLRGALESALATTRDEVFDTSR, encoded by the coding sequence ATGAACGACCGTGCCGCGCTCGATCTGCTGCTGGCGCACGGCACCCTCTCCCGTACCCGGATCGGCAAACTGACCGGCCTCTCCAAGCCCACGGCCTCCCAGCTGCTGGCCCGTCTGGAGGCGGCCGGTCTCGTCGTCGCCACCGGCACCACGGAGGGGCGGCCGGGGCCCAACGCGCAGCTGTACGCGGTGAACGCGGGCGCCGCCCACGCCGCCGGGCTCGACGTGAACCCGCAGCGCATCCTCGCCGCCGTCGCGGACATCACCGGCGCCACCGTCGGCCGGTTCGAACTGCCCACACCGGGACGCCGGCCGGCGGACGGTGTCGTGACCCAGGTGACCGACGCGCTGGAGGGAGCCGTGAAGGCCGCCGGACTGGCGCGCGGCGACGTGCACCGCGTCGTCATCGGTACGCCTGGCGCCTTCGACCCGTCCACCGGGCGTCTGCGGTACGCCTCGCACCTGCCCGGCTGGCACTCCCCCGCACTGCTCGACGAGCTGGCCGCCGCCCTGCCGATGCCCGTCGAGTACGAGAACGACGTGAACCTCGCCGCGGTCGCCGAACAGCGGCTGGGAGCGGCCCGCGGCCACGACGACTTCGTCCTCCTGTGGAACCAGGAAGGTCTCGGCGCCTCCCTCGTCATCGGCGGGCGGCTGCACCGCGGTTTCACCGGGGGCGCCGGCGAGGTCGGCTTCCTCCCGGTGCCGGGCACCCCTCTGGTACGCCAGGTCGTCAAGGCCAACAGCGGCGGCTTCCAGGAGCTGGCGGGCGCCCAGTCCGTACCGCGCCTGGCCCGTACCCTCGGCATCGAGACGCCGGAGCAGCCGTACGCGGACGTCGCCGCCGCCCTCCTCACGAAGGCCGCCGCCGGACACGAGGAGGACCCTCGGCTGGCGGAGCTGCTGCGCCTGTTCGCGCAGCGGCTCGCCACCGGTCTGGCCTCCGTGACCGCGGTGCTCGACCCCGAACTCATCGTCCTCGCGGGCGGGGTGACCGCCGCCGGCGGCGAACCGCTGCGCGCGCTCGTCCAGGCGGAGCTCGCCGAACTGGCCGCCTCCAGGCCCCGGCTGGTCGTCGGAGAGGTACGGGAACACCCCGTGCTGCGGGGTGCGCTGGAGAGCGCCCTCGCGACCACCCGCGACGAGGTCTTCGACACCTCCCGCTGA
- a CDS encoding ABC transporter substrate-binding protein, protein MPRNRRLTASAVAVAALSVLTAACTGQSGNSASDDPNAKTTITFWHGWSAPSEVKAIKDNIGRFEDAHPNIKVNVVGNINDDKLNQALRAGGSKGPDVVSSFTTSNVGKFCSSGAFADLAPFIKKDEIDLAKTFPKVLLQYTEFEGDRCALPLLSDAYGLYYNKDAFKEAGITAPPKTMSELATVAKKLTKPKGDSYEQVGMMPTYHGYETVVDHYMSSWDHAYFDEDGKSSIAKDPAFAEMFTYQKKLVEDLGGFGKLEKFRSTFGDEWGAKHPFHTGQVAMQLDGEWRLGMAEDAGVDFEIGVAPMPVADDEADSYGKGFLSGTIMGIAPQSEKQNAAWELVKYMTTDTKAVVEFANGIRNVPSTFAALKSPDLKFDPRFKTFLDIAQHPKSSTPDGAINGATYQTTLQDFGYQYEKGSVKDLRKGLEETAKQIDRDIEQAK, encoded by the coding sequence ATGCCCAGAAACCGCCGTCTGACCGCTTCCGCCGTCGCGGTCGCCGCGCTGTCCGTCCTCACCGCCGCGTGTACCGGGCAGTCCGGCAACTCCGCCTCGGACGATCCGAACGCCAAGACCACGATCACCTTCTGGCACGGCTGGAGCGCGCCCTCCGAGGTGAAGGCGATCAAGGACAACATCGGCCGCTTCGAGGACGCCCACCCCAACATCAAGGTCAACGTCGTCGGCAACATCAACGACGACAAGCTCAACCAGGCGCTGCGCGCGGGCGGTTCGAAGGGCCCGGACGTCGTGTCGTCCTTCACCACCTCCAACGTGGGCAAGTTCTGCTCGTCCGGCGCCTTCGCCGACCTCGCCCCCTTCATAAAGAAGGACGAGATAGACCTGGCGAAGACGTTCCCGAAGGTGCTGCTCCAGTACACCGAGTTCGAGGGCGACCGCTGCGCGCTGCCGCTGCTCAGTGACGCGTACGGGCTGTACTACAACAAGGACGCCTTCAAGGAGGCGGGCATCACGGCCCCGCCGAAGACGATGTCCGAGCTGGCCACCGTCGCGAAGAAGCTCACGAAGCCCAAGGGCGACAGCTACGAGCAGGTCGGCATGATGCCGACCTACCACGGCTACGAGACGGTCGTCGACCACTACATGTCGAGCTGGGACCACGCGTACTTCGACGAGGACGGCAAGTCCAGCATCGCCAAGGACCCGGCCTTCGCCGAGATGTTCACGTACCAGAAGAAGCTGGTGGAGGACCTCGGCGGCTTCGGCAAGCTGGAGAAGTTCCGCTCGACCTTCGGTGACGAGTGGGGCGCCAAGCACCCCTTCCACACCGGCCAGGTCGCGATGCAGCTCGACGGCGAGTGGCGGCTCGGCATGGCCGAGGACGCGGGCGTCGACTTCGAGATCGGCGTGGCGCCCATGCCCGTCGCCGACGACGAGGCCGACAGCTACGGCAAGGGCTTCCTCTCCGGCACGATCATGGGCATCGCGCCGCAGAGCGAGAAGCAGAACGCCGCGTGGGAGCTGGTGAAGTACATGACCACCGACACGAAGGCGGTCGTGGAGTTCGCCAACGGCATCCGCAACGTGCCCTCCACGTTCGCCGCGCTCAAGTCGCCCGACCTGAAGTTCGACCCCCGCTTCAAGACGTTCCTCGACATCGCGCAGCACCCGAAGTCCAGCACCCCCGACGGCGCGATCAACGGCGCGACGTACCAGACGACGCTCCAGGACTTCGGCTACCAGTACGAGAAGGGCTCCGTGAAGGACCTCCGGAAGGGCCTGGAAGAGACCGCGAAGCAGATCGACCGCGACATCGAGCAGGCCAAGTAG